The nucleotide window AGTATATTTTCAGTGGATAGGATATGAAAAGGAAAAACGCAAGGATGTTATTCACGGTTACCCCAACAGAATAGTCTCCTTCCCATTTTCAGGTACAATTGTACCCATGTGGTTTGCAGAAGGCATGGCCCAGTATCAGCGTATGGGGCTTGGAAATGACTGGTGGGACAGTTTTCGTGATATGGTTTTAAGAAGCGCGGTCTTAAACCGTGAGATGCTTTCCATTTCAGAGATGGATGTGTTCGGATCATCAAGTATCAGAAATGAAAGAGTGTACAATCAGGGGCTCGCACTTACAATTTACATCTCAAAGAAATATGGCGAAGATAAAGTTGCTGATCTTGCAAGAGCAATGAGCAGCACTGCAAGACTGGATTTTTCTTCAGCTGTAAAAAAAGTGCTTGGAAAAACAGACATGCAGCTCTATGCTGAATGGAAAATGTGGCTTGAAAAAGAGTATTTAAAAGGTACGGAAAAAATTAAAAGCAATATTCGGCAGGGTAATGCCCTGTTCACAAAAGGGAGCGGTAATTTTAATCCTGTGTTTGATCCTGAAGGCAGACGTATAGCCTTTCTTTCCAATCACGGCAGCGGATATTTTTCCCGTCTTGACCTTATTGTCTATGATATGAATACAGATAAGTCAAAGATTGTATCACACAGTGTTGACATGCCTGCATCATGGTCTCCTGACGGAAAGAAGATTGTGTTCGGCAAAAGGCACAGAATAAAACACGGATCCCTTGT belongs to bacterium and includes:
- a CDS encoding PD40 domain-containing protein — its product is MQRVIKAKKGLPFQLRLQSKIAVFCFLLVVTRGALFSQDAAYNHPELKWQTIETEHFAVHFHQGELRTAEQVAKIAEDVYKPISSLYNYEPDTKVHFIIKDYDDNSNGASYYYDNKIEIWAPPMDFHLRGTHNWLRDVVTHEFTHIISLGAARKFTRRIPAVYFQWIGYEKEKRKDVIHGYPNRIVSFPFSGTIVPMWFAEGMAQYQRMGLGNDWWDSFRDMVLRSAVLNREMLSISEMDVFGSSSIRNERVYNQGLALTIYISKKYGEDKVADLARAMSSTARLDFSSAVKKVLGKTDMQLYAEWKMWLEKEYLKGTEKIKSNIRQGNALFTKGSGNFNPVFDPEGRRIAFLSNHGSGYFSRLDLIVYDMNTDKSKIVSHSVDMPASWSPDGKKIVFGKRHRIKHGSLV